Genomic segment of Panicum virgatum strain AP13 chromosome 9N, P.virgatum_v5, whole genome shotgun sequence:
AAGATGTGTTTGGCTTCCTGAGCTTAAAAAGCTAAAAAAAACTTTAAAACTAAGCTTTCCAACTTTCCCCATAAACTTGATTTTTCTAGATTTCCAGAAGCTGCACGCCAGGACCGTCAAAAATGTTAAGGAGGGCCTACGTACTTAGACTAGCAAATCCACACACAGTTTATTAGTATCAATATCAGAGGACAGCCTAGATCAATTGATGCACGCCAATCAATTCATCATCGATTAAatgaattaaaaaaaacttgacaTGTAGCAGGTACAGCTGAAGTTTAGTTTAGTACGGGCACATCCAAACTTCCAGCTATAGATGTCCATttgggccgcccggcccggcccgagcCCAAGCCCGCCCTGGCCCGGTCATCTccgggccgtgcctggcccGGCCCTATTTCTTAGCGGGCCGTGCCGGGTCAGCCCACGGGCTGCGCCGACTGCCCAGGCACAGGCCCACGGGCCTGTTTCGTGTCGGGCCAGCCCGCAGAGCCCGGCCTGCTTGTCAGGCTTGGGCCTCCCGCGGCCCATGAtggggcgcgccgccgcgccggtacTCGGCCGCAGGAGcggcaaaggcggcggcggagaggctaCGGCGGCGGAGAGGCTAGAGTAGAGCAGGAGGGGCGGGAggaagtgcggcggcggcggagaggcgagGTAGGGAGGCAGCGCCTGTAGAGCTCCCACTCCCAGTCCGGCGGTGCTAGATCTAGCCGGCTAGGGTTGCGGGGAAAGGGGGCGCGGTCGATGGCAGGGTGAGGGAGCGGAGGccggagggggcggcgtcgacgacgggGCGAGGGAGCGGAGGTCGGAGCTCGGAGGGGCGGCGTCGATGGCGGGGCCAGGGAGTGGGGTcggagggggcggcgtcgacgacgggGTGAGCCCTCGGAGGCTCGGACCCCGGAGGGAGCGGAGGCCGGAGGGAGTGGCGTGGACGGCGGGGCGAGCCCTCGGAGGGAGCGGACGCCGGCGCCCGGAAGGGAGACGGGGCGTCGGGGTGTGCTGGAGCCTGGAGGGGAGGGTCAAGGGTGGGGGTAGGCTAGGGTTTGGCCGTAGGACTTTGTGGAGCGGGGCGTGGCCGCGTGGGGAGGTTGCTGggtgggctgggctggctgCCGACGTTGGGGTTAGCGGGCCGCATACGAGCCGGCCTGCTACTTCCGTGCCGGGCCATACCGGCCCACGAGCGGGGGTGCAGCCCAAGCCCGGGCACAGGTAGCGGGCCGGGCTAGCCCGGGCACGGTTTGGATCGGGCCGGGTCATGTTTGAGCGGGGCCAAATTGGTCGTGCTTAGGCCGGGCCAGCAGCTACGGTCGCCATCTATACTTCCAGCCGACAGCCGACCAGAAAAGGGTCCGTCCGTCAGCGGATCAACGATGACACGATCACTCAACGTCTCGATTCGCAAGCCGCAGGCGTCACATGAAGTAGCGGACGGCGCGCAGCTGCCGAGGGGGCCTCTCCCATGCAGCCACGACAGTCGCTGATCCTAGATGGCACATTGACGCCCTGAGCCCTTGTCTTAGTCGCGTGATCGTGCGAAGCGAGAAGACGAGGCGTCGTTGCGGCCGTGGAAAAAGAGCGACGGAACCAGCTCTCGTAATGCAACATGCAACTAGGAGCCAATGATACAGACCAAATATTAAGTTACTGACAGACCTAATTGGCTGGTAATCTTAAATGGGGGGCCCTGCAAATTGGAGGCCCTATTTAGCTGAACCTGCTGCACGCCACGGGGACGGGCCTGCTGCACGCTGAGAAGCTGCCAGAAAGCTCAAACAAGAAGGCTCGCACGATGAAAAGCTGCCAGGAAGCTCAAACAAGCAGGCTCTAACCAGCGAGAGCACCTCTACGCTTTCAGAGTCGGGGGTACGAACTGATAAACGCAATAGCTGAGGTTCCAACTTAGACACCTGGTTGCACAATCTCAGTGTCATGCTGCTGGTGCAGTGAAATGAGCAGGCCCATCTTGTGCGCGTAGTGGGAACTGAGAActatgttttatttattttataattcaTGTCTACACATATGCTGGTTCTTCCATCATCGTTACCAAATTATACTATTACTATCATTACTTTTTTGAAATGTCCTGTCGTATAACCTCCTGAAATTGCTagcttatttttttttctctcaacaAATGgcctaaagtttagtccattaGCTGATCCAGGTGAACTAAAAATGGACTAAAATATAATTTTACCCCAACTAAAGTTTAGTCAATTAGTCATCAAAACTCATCTAATTTGGATAAAACCAACATGCGAACTGCAAAAAGACCAAACTGTGCCTCACTATGCGTAGGCACAACAACAATATAATCTAAGGGTAAAAATGATATTTCCATATTTCTACATGTGTCCTACCTAAAGTTTAGTCTATAGATCCAAACAGGCAAGTTTAGTCCAGGTAAAGTTTAGTCCTAGGAGATCCAAATAGGGCGTAACTTATACGCTCGTGAATCATAATTTCATCCAATTCAAATGAGAAGGCAAATGttgatacaaaaaaaaaatgacgtTGCAGGTCCATGCGGGCTGCATACCAATCACCAACAAATATCCAAGCGCTAGTCTTGCTGTCCCATCTGAAATGCAGACAGAAACTATTATAATTCAAAACTGAAGAATGGAGTCAATTAGAGCAAATACCTAGTATTTTCATGCTCAAAAGTATCATTAACATCATGAGCAAATTCCACATTGCAGTTCCATGTATGGCAGTATTACATCTCTAATTTCCAGTGACAGGAACAGGCAATCAGAGCTTTTAGACCACCAGAAACACAATGCTGACATGCAGATATTCACTTGCACAATCATGATAGGCAACAGCAACATGATTATTAGTTATAACATCCACAAACGTGTTGTTCAGTGCAGAAAATCTTTCATTGGATCGTCATGGTGGATTTTCTCCATACGGTAGGCTTCCATGTCCTCCGCAGTGACCTACATAGGCAACTCGATCAGTAACTAAGGCACTTTGTATAGAAGACAGGCAGAGTGCAGAGGTGCTGTACTGTTATGTGACCAACAACAGGTGATGCAAAAAAATGAGTACCTCATCATTCCACTTGACATTATATTTTCTCTTCCATTCATCCctttcctctctcctcctttCATCCTCCTACACATGATATCATATTAGTTGCAGATGAACGAATGATCGAAAAAACAACAGGCACTGAAATGTCCAGTGGTACACAACTTTACACTTTTTTGAAGGGTCACCGGAAGGGGAGAGGATCCCCCACCTGATTTTTCATTGTGAGTTGTGTGTAAACAACTTTACACTGACAAGGAAGAAATGCTTACCTTCTTTAAAGACTCAGCAAGCTTCTTCTTGTCAAGAACAAGATCATCAGGGACATCAGTTCCCCAAGTGGCAAGCTGTTTCTCTTCATGTTGTACAGACTCCTCTGCATTATTACAATTTTTCAGATGTAGCATGCATGCACAAATATGTTAAGATAGCCAAATCGCTTAGAGATCATCTCACTACAAATAGTTGGATTGCTATCATCAAACTGGGATAAAAGCAGTATGATCAACAATTGCGATATTCATTTATTATATATACTCTTTAACAAGAAGTTGGAACAAGTTCTCAAAGAAGGTACTTCAAGCAACACGAGATTCCTGAATATCCAAATTCATTGTTTGGCGAAAACAATTGGTAGTAAAATTCAATATTTGTTTACACGTTTCCATCTTCCCATGTTTAATCATGATTGCTGCTGTGTATTAAAGTGTTCTCCAAGGATCTCAGTGCACcaaagaaagataaaggaggAAAGAAATGAATGAAGAAGGCATACAAACGTCTACCGTGAGAAATCTGATAGTTAGATGTTCGAATGTGccaaaaataagaaaaagaacCCATAAAGGCATGTTACCCTTCCAGAAAAATACAATGAAGTAATAGTGTCATACCTTCTGCAGCCTCCTTGCGGGCCATGTTTGCTTTCATCAAATCTGCTGAAGCTTCAGCAGCCTCAATTCCAGCTAAACCTGTGCAGTAACTGTTTTTAATAGTCTGCTTGCAGCATTTATAGCCCCACTGATGATCCTTCCACCATGAACCCCAGACACTCGTGTGGTTATTAATGTAGACATCTTCTTCATACTTGCTCTTAGGAACAGATGTATCCTGCAGATAAACAGTATACAATGACAATGAATAACCTAAGCAATTTCCACATATACATCAGAGAATATGGTCCAAGAGTCCTTAAAAAAAGGAATATGGTCCAAAATAATTACATGTGGATAAAACAAACCTGTCCTTTAATTATACGTCCAGTCCGATCATATTCAATCTCTCTCTCGCTACCAAAAAGAAGCTCCCGGGGTAGTGGTTCTTCAGAAGCAGCATTCCCATACTTCTCCATAATTTTCTCCTTGGTTTCAGACTTCAATTTCTCTTTCTTAATCTTGAAACTCTTGTATAGTAATTCAGCCTGGGATGGTGCTGCCTGCATGTGGATGTCCTGTCCCTTTTCAAAAGCTTCCCAAGCATGAAGGTTGAGTTGCTTGAACTCCAGAGCTTGTCCACTAAGCCTGTTTTGGTTGCCTCCCTGCGTTACAGTAAATCATGGCAACAACATTAATTATAAATCTGAGTGACCAAATGATATGGTAAGTCAAGGTTTGGTTTGGTGAAGAGCATTTGTTGACCCATATTATGCCATACTTACCACATAGAATTTTTCATTGGGGTCCATATCTGGCAAAGGATCTTCACGCATTGAACGAGTCTTTGGATCATAATATGCAGAATTTACATCGAGGTTTAGAAGGTATTTGGCATTTTGGCTGTGTCTTCTCTGATACGCAAGTTCCTGGATGGAATATTTACACCATAAGCACCAAAATAGCATTTACAGAACTTATGTACTTTACTTTTACTAAAATATGTATGTCAGGTTAGAAACACTGTCCCCTTCTTTTGAAATTCCTGAGAGTTATAATTGGTGATAGGAAAAGTATAGCAGGTTTAGTTCAAATTTAAGCTAGATCCTACAAACTTCTGGAGAAATCCTCTAATTCAAACAGGGTGAAGAAATAATGATAAAAGTAACAAGATGAGAGTATAGTATCCCATATAACATTATAACATCACCTTGATTTCTTAGACAAGAACTCGAAACTCTAAAAGGACTAAAACTAAGACTAGCAACTCG
This window contains:
- the LOC120688983 gene encoding pre-mRNA-splicing factor SLU7-like, which produces MREDPLPDMDPNEKFYVGGNQNRLSGQALEFKQLNLHAWEAFEKGQDIHMQAAPSQAELLYKSFKIKKEKLKSETKEKIMEKYGNAASEEPLPRELLFGSEREIEYDRTGRIIKGQDTSVPKSKYEEDVYINNHTSVWGSWWKDHQWGYKCCKQTIKNSYCTGLAGIEAAEASADLMKANMARKEAAEEESVQHEEKQLATWGTDVPDDLVLDKKKLAESLKKEDERRREERDEWKRKYNVKWNDEVTAEDMEAYRMEKIHHDDPMKDFLH